Proteins from a genomic interval of Pseudodesulfovibrio nedwellii:
- a CDS encoding type II and III secretion system protein family protein — MIRIQSIRNLLVVLAYVMVLFIPSPMHAKTTDVIKLTLGKSLVIDTDFKVSRVSLASDTLVSIVVLSPRQIYLTGNELGSTTLTLWSNGNVADVFDVTVTPNMTHLKRMIHEVMPNEKNIKVLTSGESVTLAGHVSNTSNLSSVLALAEAAAPDKVVNLLTVDGIQQVMLEVRVAEMSRSVTKRLGVNFAAIGSNFSIYSIINNLTKFNAEDSVFELTDNITFDGAYRTGSTTIFGMIDALKANGLVRMLAEPNLTCVSGESAEFLVGGEVPIPMPGPLGNVAIDYKPFGIGLKFTATVMSSGLINLQVNPEVSELDYSKSVSVSGYEIPTISTRRANTVVELGDGQSFVIAGLISDSLKENSNKFPGLGEVPVLGMLFSSKDFTSNKTELVVLVTAHLAKPVDMASQTLPTDGFKEPSDSEFYLFGLMEGMGGSDTTKVAGASSGAAEPGTVVRPESGFDGEFGHAWPQ; from the coding sequence ATGATACGTATCCAATCTATACGAAACCTCTTGGTCGTATTGGCCTATGTTATGGTGTTGTTTATTCCTTCACCGATGCATGCCAAGACAACTGACGTGATTAAGTTAACGCTTGGCAAGTCCCTTGTCATCGACACCGATTTTAAGGTGAGTCGGGTCTCACTGGCTTCCGATACTCTGGTTTCCATAGTGGTCCTTTCCCCTCGGCAGATATATCTGACCGGTAATGAACTTGGTTCTACGACTCTGACATTGTGGTCCAACGGCAATGTAGCGGATGTGTTCGACGTTACAGTGACCCCGAACATGACACATCTCAAGCGGATGATTCATGAGGTTATGCCCAATGAAAAGAATATCAAGGTCCTGACTTCGGGCGAATCCGTTACTTTGGCCGGACATGTGTCCAATACTTCGAATTTGTCGTCCGTCCTTGCTTTGGCCGAAGCTGCGGCTCCTGACAAGGTTGTTAATCTACTGACTGTGGACGGTATCCAACAGGTTATGTTGGAAGTTCGTGTGGCCGAAATGTCCCGTTCCGTGACCAAACGTCTGGGCGTGAATTTTGCGGCTATCGGTTCCAATTTTTCCATCTATTCCATTATTAATAATCTGACGAAGTTCAACGCTGAAGATAGCGTCTTCGAATTGACTGACAATATCACATTCGACGGAGCATACCGCACCGGGAGCACAACCATTTTTGGCATGATCGACGCTCTTAAGGCCAATGGTTTGGTCCGAATGCTGGCTGAGCCGAATTTGACCTGTGTGTCGGGCGAGTCTGCTGAATTTTTGGTTGGCGGCGAAGTCCCTATTCCCATGCCCGGACCTTTGGGCAATGTCGCCATTGATTACAAACCGTTTGGTATTGGTCTCAAGTTTACGGCTACGGTCATGAGCTCCGGTTTGATTAATTTACAAGTCAACCCGGAAGTCTCTGAACTGGATTATTCCAAGAGCGTTTCCGTGTCTGGATATGAAATCCCGACAATATCCACTCGTCGCGCCAATACCGTGGTGGAATTGGGAGACGGCCAATCCTTTGTTATCGCTGGTTTGATTAGCGATTCCCTTAAGGAAAATTCAAATAAGTTCCCTGGGCTGGGTGAAGTCCCGGTGCTTGGCATGCTGTTCAGTTCCAAGGATTTCACGAGCAACAAAACCGAGTTGGTGGTTCTGGTAACAGCCCATTTGGCAAAGCCGGTGGACATGGCCTCTCAGACCCTTCCCACGGATGGGTTCAAGGAGCCGAGCGATAGTGAATTTTATCTTTTCGGTCTCATGGAAGGAATGGGCGGGTCAGACACGACCAAGGTTGCAGGAGCCAGTTCTGGTGCTGCGGAGCCTGGAACAGTCGTCCGGCCTGAAAGTGGATTTGACGGTGAGTTCGGCCACGCTTGGCCGCAATAG